In a genomic window of Punica granatum isolate Tunisia-2019 chromosome 6, ASM765513v2, whole genome shotgun sequence:
- the LOC116212069 gene encoding uncharacterized protein LOC116212069, with product MSDVSDDEKSPRRDIGSSKGKKAGDGSRRSVDVPPVYHLTSSDNTGTQVIACILNEDNYLAWSRAMLIVLRARNKLPFIDGSLEKTEEEDPLRERWERCNSTLLAWIFNTMEERLQATVAYAIDAKGLWDDLKERYSEGNQSRVFQIKTEICLLRQEGMSVWDYYGKLKLLWDELEFYLEYPSCSCGARATIMAQREMEKTYQFLMGLTSEFNTIRSTILSIEPMLSLNKV from the coding sequence ATGTCTGATGTGAGTGATGATGAGAAGAGCCCGAGAAGGGATATTGGCTCATCGAAGGGAAAGAAGGCAGGGGATGGCTCTAGGAGGAGCGTGGACGTCCCGCCTGTTTATCACCTTACTTCCTCAGACAACACGGGAACACAGGTGATTGCATGTATCCTTAATGAAGATAATTACTTGGCATGGTCACGAGCGATGTTAATTGTTCTTCGGGCAAGGAACAAATTACCATTCATTGATGGTTCTCTGGAGAAAACGGAAGAAGAGGATCCTTTGAGAGAAAGGTGGGAGAGATGCAATTCTACACTTCTAGCATGGATTTTCAATACGATGGAAGAACGGCTCCAAGCCACAGTAGCGTATGCAATAGATGCTAAGGGCCTATGGGACGACCTCAAGGAAAGGTATTCCGAGGGCAATCAGTCCCGTGTTTTTCAAATTAAGACCGAGATTTGTCTATTGAGGCAGGAGGGCATGAGCGTTTGGGACTATTACGGGAAATTGAAGCTCCTATGGGACGAGCTGGAGTTTTACCTCGAGTACCCCAGTTGTAGCTGCGGAGCAAGAGCTACGATCATGGCGCAACGGGAGATGGAGAAGACGTACCAGTTCCTCATGGGTTTGACCTCCGAGTTCAACACGATTCGGTCCACAATACTCAGTATCGAGCCGATGCTGAGCCTAAATAAAGTCTAA
- the LOC116211191 gene encoding protein MID1-COMPLEMENTING ACTIVITY 1 isoform X1, which produces MSTWEHFGEIANIAQLAGVDAIRLIGMIVQAAHTARMHKKNCRQFAQHLKLIGNLLESLRISELKKYPETREPLEQLEDALRRSYILVNSCQDRSYLYLLAMGWNIVYQFRRAQNEIDRYLKLVPLITLVDNARVRERLEVIERDQREYTLDDEDQKVQSLILNPEPTKNETIALKKTLSCSYPNMCFNEALKKENEKLQLELQRSQSNLDVSQCEVIQRLIDVTETVAANAVAEKSSPVKESKKTEKRHSDSSYEKEHSFHETSPKKSASQKTSRNTSSVSSNHELLSKKGSYGHDEWHTDLLGCCSEPLLCLKTFFYPCGTFSRIATVATNRHMSSAEACNELMAYSLILSCCCYTCCVRRKLRGTLNIAGGCFDDFLSHLMCCCCALVQEWREVEIRGVYGAEKTKISPPPSQYMEP; this is translated from the exons ATGTCGACCTGGGAGCATTTTGGAGAGATTGCTAACATCGCCCAACTCGCCGGAGTTGATGCCATTCGGTTGATTGGGATGATTGTGCAAGCGGCACACACGGCCCGGATGCACAAGAAGAACTGCAGGCAGTTTGCGCAGCACTTGAAGCTGATCGGGAACTTGTTGGAGTCGCTCAGGATCTCCGAGCTTAAGAAGTACCCTGAGACACGGGAGCCTCTGGAGCAGCTCGAGGATGCTCTTAGGAGGTCTTATATTTTGGTTAATAGCTGCCAGGACAGGAGTTATCTCTATTTGCTTGCTATGGGGTGGAACATTGTTTATCAGTTCAGGAGGGCTCAGAATGAGATCGATCGTTACCTGAAGCTTGTGCCTCTCATCACTCTCGTGGACAATGCTCGAGTTAGG GAGAGACTGGAAGTCATTGAGAGGGATCAACGTGAATACACGTTGGATGATGAAGATCAGAAGGTGCAAAGTCTAATCTTAAATCCAGAACCCACCAAAAATGAGACTATCGCATTGAAAAAGACTCTATCCTGCTCCTACCCAAATATGTGTTTCAATGAGGCTCTGAAGAAGGAAAATGAGAAGCTTCAGTTGGAACTGCAGCGGTCACAATCTAATTTGGATGTGAGTCAGTGCGAAGTAATTCAGCGTTTAATTGATGTTACAGAAACTGTTGCCGCAAATGCAGTTGCAGAGAAAAGTTCGCCAGTTAAGGAATCCAAGAAAACGGAGAAGAGACATTCAGATTCTAGCTACGAAAAAGAGCATAGCTTTCATGAAACCTCCCCTAAAAAAAGTGCTTCTCAGAAAACTTCAAG AAACACTTCGTCAGTGTCATCAAACCATGAACTGTTGTCTAAGAAAGGTTCGTATGGACATGATGAATGGCACACTGATCTGCTTGGTTGCTGCTCAGAGCCTCTTCTGT GTCTGAAGACATTTTTCTATCCATGCGGCACATTTTCAAGGATAGCTACTGTGGCAACTAATAGGCATATGT CTTCGGCAGAAGCATGTAACGAGTTGATGGCATATTCGTTAATATTGTCCTGCTGCTGCTACACATGCTGTGTCAGAAGAAAGCTCCGCGGGACATTAAACATTGCG GGAGGTtgtttcgatgattttctctCCCATCTGATGTGTTGCTGCTGTGCCCTTGTTCAAGAATGGAGAGAAGTGGAGATCCGTGGAGTTTACG GTGCTGAGAAGACGAAGATAAGCCCTCCACCATCCCAATACATGGAACCATGA
- the LOC116211191 gene encoding protein MID1-COMPLEMENTING ACTIVITY 1 isoform X2 — protein sequence MSTWEHFGEIANIAQLAGVDAIRLIGMIVQAAHTARMHKKNCRQFAQHLKLIGNLLESLRISELKKYPETREPLEQLEDALRRSYILVNSCQDRSYLYLLAMGWNIVYQFRRAQNEIDRYLKLVPLITLVDNARVRERLEVIERDQREYTLDDEDQKVQSLILNPEPTKNETIALKKTLSCSYPNMCFNEALKKENEKLQLELQRSQSNLDVSQCEVIQRLIDVTETVAANAVAEKSSPVKESKKTEKRHSDSSYEKEHSFHETSPKKSASQKTSRNTSSVSSNHELLSKKGSYGHDEWHTDLLGCCSEPLLCLKTFFYPCGTFSRIATVATNRHMSSAEACNELMAYSLILSCCCYTCCVRRKLRGTLNIATGTKLHQMNGFSKMPFYQQNPSLLQLHKCSP from the exons ATGTCGACCTGGGAGCATTTTGGAGAGATTGCTAACATCGCCCAACTCGCCGGAGTTGATGCCATTCGGTTGATTGGGATGATTGTGCAAGCGGCACACACGGCCCGGATGCACAAGAAGAACTGCAGGCAGTTTGCGCAGCACTTGAAGCTGATCGGGAACTTGTTGGAGTCGCTCAGGATCTCCGAGCTTAAGAAGTACCCTGAGACACGGGAGCCTCTGGAGCAGCTCGAGGATGCTCTTAGGAGGTCTTATATTTTGGTTAATAGCTGCCAGGACAGGAGTTATCTCTATTTGCTTGCTATGGGGTGGAACATTGTTTATCAGTTCAGGAGGGCTCAGAATGAGATCGATCGTTACCTGAAGCTTGTGCCTCTCATCACTCTCGTGGACAATGCTCGAGTTAGG GAGAGACTGGAAGTCATTGAGAGGGATCAACGTGAATACACGTTGGATGATGAAGATCAGAAGGTGCAAAGTCTAATCTTAAATCCAGAACCCACCAAAAATGAGACTATCGCATTGAAAAAGACTCTATCCTGCTCCTACCCAAATATGTGTTTCAATGAGGCTCTGAAGAAGGAAAATGAGAAGCTTCAGTTGGAACTGCAGCGGTCACAATCTAATTTGGATGTGAGTCAGTGCGAAGTAATTCAGCGTTTAATTGATGTTACAGAAACTGTTGCCGCAAATGCAGTTGCAGAGAAAAGTTCGCCAGTTAAGGAATCCAAGAAAACGGAGAAGAGACATTCAGATTCTAGCTACGAAAAAGAGCATAGCTTTCATGAAACCTCCCCTAAAAAAAGTGCTTCTCAGAAAACTTCAAG AAACACTTCGTCAGTGTCATCAAACCATGAACTGTTGTCTAAGAAAGGTTCGTATGGACATGATGAATGGCACACTGATCTGCTTGGTTGCTGCTCAGAGCCTCTTCTGT GTCTGAAGACATTTTTCTATCCATGCGGCACATTTTCAAGGATAGCTACTGTGGCAACTAATAGGCATATGT CTTCGGCAGAAGCATGTAACGAGTTGATGGCATATTCGTTAATATTGTCCTGCTGCTGCTACACATGCTGTGTCAGAAGAAAGCTCCGCGGGACATTAAACATTGCG ACTGGAACTAAATTACATCAAATGAATGGCTTCAGTAAGATGCCATTCTACCAGCAGAACCCCAGTCTGCTGCAGCTCCACAAATGTTCTCCTTAG